One Sporichthya brevicatena DNA window includes the following coding sequences:
- the rpe gene encoding ribulose-phosphate 3-epimerase yields the protein MPEIAPTLVASVLPANFAELGDQVVAIEQAGIDRIQWDVMDGRFVPNLTFGPDVIAACRDRVTMGFEAHLMVEHPDPMLSRWVEAGCGIVIVHAEACRHLHRTLSTIRELGARPGVALNPATGLETVEHVLDLVDLLLIMTVNPGFGGQAYLASMEPKIAAARAEIDRRGLDIELEVDGGIGPATIAAAARAGARVFCAGSALFAGNSLADRAAELRRAATALPLAV from the coding sequence GTGCCCGAGATCGCACCGACGCTCGTCGCGTCAGTCCTGCCCGCGAACTTCGCCGAACTCGGCGACCAGGTCGTCGCGATCGAGCAGGCCGGGATCGACCGGATCCAGTGGGACGTGATGGACGGCCGGTTCGTCCCGAACCTGACGTTCGGGCCGGACGTGATCGCCGCGTGCCGGGACCGCGTCACGATGGGCTTCGAGGCCCACCTGATGGTGGAGCACCCCGACCCGATGCTGTCGCGCTGGGTCGAGGCCGGCTGCGGCATCGTCATCGTGCACGCCGAGGCCTGCCGGCATCTGCACCGCACGCTGTCGACGATCCGCGAGCTCGGGGCGAGGCCGGGCGTCGCGCTCAACCCCGCAACGGGCCTCGAGACCGTCGAGCACGTGCTCGACCTGGTCGACCTGCTGCTGATCATGACTGTGAACCCGGGGTTCGGCGGGCAGGCCTACCTGGCCTCGATGGAGCCGAAGATCGCCGCCGCCCGCGCCGAGATCGACCGGCGCGGGCTCGACATCGAACTGGAGGTGGACGGCGGTATCGGGCCGGCGACGATCGCCGCGGCCGCCCGGGCCGGGGCTCGCGTGTTCTGCGCAGGCTCCGCCCTGTTCGCGGGCAACTCCCTGGCCGACCGCGCCGCGGAACTGCGCCGGGCGGCGACGGCGCTCCCCCTCGCTGTGTGA
- a CDS encoding class 1 fructose-bisphosphatase has product MRESVAGVVERSSAAARVSLEQYADGHVIRSLDPSGDLGDVIRAFGEAVLRIADHVGAGRLAAAAVDAGELNVQGEVQKPLDVLSNDVVLTALRDVPAVAAVVSEELAQPQVFPDARGPYLVAVDPLDGSSNLDVNIPVGTIFSVLRRTGTGAEVDLTEFLQPGRDQVCAGFALYGPATVLVLATAAGAVAFTLDRTTGVLVRTHPHLRVPESASEFAVNVSNERFWPAPVRDFISDCLAGRAGPRGQDYNMRWVASLVAEAFRILTRGGVFLYPADSRSGTRAGRLRLLYECNPIAFVIEQAGGCASTGRGRVLDISPTALHQRLPLVFGSSDEVAAVEGYHLDRACGVRPRSARPEFPLFNTRTLFRGR; this is encoded by the coding sequence ATGCGTGAGTCGGTGGCGGGGGTCGTCGAGCGGTCCTCGGCGGCGGCGCGCGTCTCGCTCGAGCAGTACGCCGACGGCCACGTGATCCGGTCCCTCGACCCCAGCGGTGACCTCGGCGACGTGATCCGGGCCTTCGGGGAGGCTGTCCTGCGGATCGCCGACCACGTCGGCGCGGGGCGCCTCGCCGCGGCCGCGGTCGACGCGGGGGAGCTCAACGTCCAGGGCGAGGTGCAGAAGCCCCTCGACGTGCTGAGCAACGACGTCGTCCTGACCGCGTTGCGCGACGTGCCCGCGGTCGCGGCGGTGGTGTCGGAGGAGCTCGCGCAGCCGCAGGTGTTCCCCGACGCCCGTGGGCCCTACCTGGTGGCGGTCGACCCGCTCGACGGGTCGAGCAACCTCGACGTCAACATCCCGGTGGGGACGATCTTCTCGGTGCTGCGGCGTACCGGCACCGGCGCGGAGGTGGACCTCACCGAGTTCCTGCAACCGGGCCGGGACCAGGTGTGCGCCGGCTTCGCGCTCTACGGCCCGGCGACGGTGCTCGTCCTCGCGACCGCCGCGGGTGCGGTGGCCTTCACGCTCGACCGCACCACCGGTGTGCTGGTGCGGACCCATCCGCATTTGCGGGTGCCCGAGTCGGCCTCGGAGTTCGCGGTGAACGTGTCGAACGAGCGCTTCTGGCCGGCGCCCGTTCGTGACTTCATCTCCGACTGCCTCGCCGGCCGCGCGGGGCCACGCGGCCAGGACTACAACATGCGCTGGGTGGCCTCGCTGGTGGCGGAGGCGTTCCGGATCCTCACCCGGGGCGGGGTGTTCCTCTACCCGGCCGACAGCCGGTCCGGGACGCGGGCGGGACGGCTGCGGCTGCTGTACGAGTGCAACCCGATCGCGTTTGTCATCGAGCAGGCGGGAGGGTGCGCGAGCACCGGGCGTGGTCGCGTCCTCGACATCAGTCCGACCGCCCTGCACCAGCGTCTGCCGTTGGTGTTCGGCTCAAGCGACGAGGTCGCCGCGGTGGAGGGCTACCACCTCGACCGTGCCTGCGGCGTCCGGCCCCGGAGTGCGCGTCCGGAGTTCCCGCTGTTCAACACTCGAACGCTGTTTCGCGGTCGGTGA
- a CDS encoding LysR family transcriptional regulator encodes MATNSRLRVLVELAAAGSVRGAAARLFVTESSVSSSLSALSAEVGVPLVERIGRGVRLTPAGERYVAYAQRILNLHDEAVLAARGEADPEHGSVRIAAVTTAGELLIPALLASFRRKYPGVVLHVDVAPRGRVWPILTRHEADLVVAGRPPASVNDVRVCATSPNTLVVVGAPGTPGDLATVTWLLREPESGVRATCLALLGRLEITPPLMTLGSHGAVVAAAVAGLGVTMVSRQAVESELEAGTLIEIAVPGTPMDRPWNAVTQISPTAPTRLLVEHLLADTHLGWAPAD; translated from the coding sequence ATGGCGACGAACTCACGCCTCCGCGTCCTGGTCGAACTGGCGGCGGCCGGCTCGGTGCGGGGCGCCGCCGCGCGCCTGTTCGTCACCGAGTCCTCGGTGTCGTCCTCCCTCAGCGCGCTCAGCGCCGAGGTAGGCGTGCCCCTGGTGGAGCGGATCGGCCGCGGTGTCCGGCTGACCCCGGCGGGCGAGCGCTACGTCGCCTACGCCCAGCGCATCCTCAACCTCCACGACGAGGCCGTCCTGGCCGCTCGCGGCGAGGCCGACCCCGAGCACGGTTCGGTCCGGATCGCCGCGGTCACCACCGCGGGCGAACTGCTCATCCCCGCCCTGCTCGCATCGTTCCGCCGGAAGTACCCGGGCGTGGTGCTCCACGTCGACGTCGCCCCCCGCGGCCGCGTGTGGCCGATCCTGACACGGCACGAGGCGGATCTCGTCGTGGCCGGGCGACCACCTGCGAGCGTGAACGACGTCCGGGTGTGCGCCACCAGCCCCAACACCCTCGTCGTGGTCGGTGCGCCCGGCACCCCGGGCGATCTCGCCACCGTCACCTGGTTGCTGCGGGAACCGGAGTCCGGGGTCCGGGCGACCTGCCTCGCCCTGCTCGGACGGCTGGAGATCACGCCGCCGCTCATGACCCTCGGCTCGCACGGCGCCGTCGTCGCCGCGGCCGTCGCCGGTCTCGGCGTCACGATGGTGTCGCGTCAGGCCGTGGAGTCCGAACTCGAGGCCGGGACACTGATCGAGATCGCGGTCCCGGGCACTCCGATGGACCGCCCGTGGAACGCGGTGACGCAGATCAGTCCCACCGCACCGACCCGGCTGCTGGTCGAGCACCTGCTCGCCGACACGCACCTCGGCTGGGCGCCGGCGGACTGA
- a CDS encoding DUF6390 family protein, whose amino-acid sequence MPRADRLLAEGVSGSVLFARYAHGPNALGYCGPAGAAVLARAACGQDEPAAVEAAARRFSGAWPYQETIANLTGRSPMDPDVVRGYWVGNQLTDELPREQFAEVLLSNLRAQAGHYWPHLSEDLSAEVAPSHTFHVFGVYPWSRLLDAGRPEPLHVLESCRIGWGRVIAVHADQLTVRTRRLDLTDGRLSLSAEYDRRVDYRVDGDAFVADPVEGDLVALHWDFACDRLTEFEVTRLEADLMRQLELVAQRGTS is encoded by the coding sequence GTGCCGCGCGCTGACCGGCTCCTCGCCGAGGGCGTCAGCGGATCCGTGCTGTTCGCCCGGTACGCGCACGGCCCGAACGCGCTCGGGTACTGCGGCCCGGCCGGGGCCGCGGTGCTCGCTCGGGCCGCCTGCGGTCAGGACGAGCCCGCTGCGGTCGAGGCCGCCGCGCGACGCTTCTCGGGGGCGTGGCCGTACCAGGAGACCATCGCGAATCTGACGGGCCGTTCGCCCATGGACCCGGACGTGGTCCGCGGGTACTGGGTGGGTAACCAGTTGACCGACGAGCTGCCGCGCGAGCAGTTCGCCGAGGTTCTGCTGAGCAACCTCCGTGCGCAGGCCGGGCACTACTGGCCGCACCTGTCGGAGGACCTGAGTGCGGAGGTGGCGCCCTCGCACACCTTCCACGTCTTCGGGGTGTACCCATGGTCCCGGCTGCTCGACGCCGGCCGCCCGGAGCCGCTGCACGTCCTGGAGTCCTGCCGGATCGGCTGGGGCCGGGTCATCGCCGTCCACGCGGACCAGTTGACCGTGCGCACGCGCCGACTGGACCTCACCGACGGGCGGCTGAGCCTGAGCGCGGAGTACGACCGTCGGGTGGACTACCGGGTCGACGGTGACGCCTTCGTCGCCGACCCCGTCGAGGGCGACCTCGTGGCGCTGCACTGGGACTTCGCGTGCGACCGCCTGACCGAGTTCGAGGTGACACGGCTGGAGGCCGATCTGATGCGGCAACTGGAACTGGTGGCGCAGCGGGGGACGTCGTGA
- a CDS encoding class I fructose-bisphosphate aldolase, translated as MHELATTARRLVRPGHGILAADESIGTMSKRLEAAGVPASEQVRRDYRELLLTTPRLSTWVSGMILCDETLRQSLADGTPFVVAAREREIELGIKVDTGTVPLPFSGGGVVTQGLDGLGGRLAEYREMGATFAKWRAVLEVSRATKRIVKANAHALARYAALCQEAGLVPIVEPEVLMTGRHEIEVCQAVTHKVLGEVFDQLDLLGVDPAGIVLKPNMVVAGDACPVPSPPEEVARRTLKVLRAQLPSAVPGVAFLSGGQSNAQACANLAAVNRLAGEDQAAPWALTFSFGRALVDDALRTWRGNPNAVTGAQNRLAENCARAAAAAARRAVVGAHA; from the coding sequence ATGCACGAACTCGCCACGACGGCGCGCCGGTTGGTGCGGCCCGGGCACGGAATTCTCGCCGCCGACGAGAGCATCGGGACGATGTCGAAGCGGCTGGAGGCGGCCGGAGTTCCGGCGTCGGAGCAGGTGCGGCGGGACTACCGCGAACTGCTGCTGACGACCCCTCGGCTATCGACCTGGGTCTCCGGGATGATCCTCTGTGACGAGACCCTTCGCCAGTCGCTGGCCGACGGGACCCCGTTCGTCGTAGCGGCGCGGGAACGCGAGATCGAACTCGGCATCAAGGTCGACACCGGCACGGTGCCCCTGCCGTTCTCGGGTGGGGGCGTCGTGACCCAGGGTCTGGACGGCCTCGGCGGCCGGCTGGCCGAGTACCGGGAGATGGGCGCGACCTTCGCCAAGTGGCGGGCCGTTCTCGAGGTGTCGCGGGCGACCAAGCGCATCGTCAAGGCGAACGCGCACGCGCTCGCGCGCTACGCCGCGCTGTGTCAGGAGGCGGGCCTCGTGCCGATCGTGGAGCCCGAGGTCCTGATGACCGGCCGCCACGAGATCGAGGTCTGCCAGGCGGTGACCCACAAGGTGCTCGGCGAGGTCTTCGACCAACTCGACCTTCTCGGCGTCGACCCGGCCGGCATCGTGCTCAAGCCGAACATGGTCGTGGCGGGAGACGCCTGCCCCGTCCCGAGCCCGCCGGAGGAGGTCGCGCGGCGCACGCTCAAGGTGCTGCGCGCCCAGCTGCCCTCCGCGGTGCCCGGCGTCGCGTTCCTCTCCGGCGGCCAGTCGAACGCCCAGGCCTGCGCGAACCTCGCCGCCGTCAACCGGCTGGCGGGCGAGGACCAGGCGGCGCCGTGGGCGCTGACCTTCTCGTTCGGACGTGCGCTCGTCGACGACGCGCTCCGTACCTGGCGGGGCAACCCGAACGCCGTGACGGGAGCTCAGAACCGGCTGGCGGAGAACTGTGCACGGGCCGCCGCGGCCGCGGCGCGTCGAGCGGTCGTGGGCGCTCATGCGTGA
- a CDS encoding GAF domain-containing sensor histidine kinase produces the protein MTWRQFTAPPDCDYLCAHLMADSVVVFAVDGDDLFVAASGPRDPRIAESLRIPLGFGITGQVAEDGRPVRIDRDSPRNVVHRRLIGLGPGESVSRICAPIPGLYGEIVGVLAAYRNCARPFSEEELTRATELASPLGLRMHTEQLWVAVGRHRAERDRLIAAAISAQEDERRRIAFDLHDGVTTVLATMAFHLNAADLAVRDLPHAQAARAQIAAAQQLADLAYHQTRSAISGLHSLVLDDLGLVAALESLIQGAAPEPGTEVELLADPPQVLGDIPSHAAAALYRLAQEALSNAVRHAEAKRIVLSLRRSGDSLVLACTDDGRGFDTSEPPSARTTPDDPARHHFGLSSIEQRAALLGADLRLESSPGRGTRVIVELPLDVTDRETAFEC, from the coding sequence GTGACGTGGCGGCAGTTCACCGCCCCGCCGGACTGCGACTACCTCTGCGCCCACCTGATGGCGGACAGCGTCGTGGTGTTCGCCGTCGACGGTGACGACCTGTTCGTCGCCGCCTCCGGTCCTCGGGACCCGCGCATCGCCGAGTCGCTGCGCATCCCGCTCGGGTTCGGCATCACGGGGCAGGTCGCCGAGGACGGCCGACCCGTGCGCATCGACCGCGACTCGCCCCGCAACGTCGTGCACCGCCGCCTGATCGGGCTGGGGCCGGGCGAATCGGTGTCCCGAATCTGCGCCCCGATTCCCGGTCTGTACGGGGAGATCGTCGGGGTCCTCGCGGCGTACCGCAACTGCGCCCGGCCCTTCTCCGAGGAGGAACTGACGCGTGCGACCGAGCTCGCGTCGCCGCTCGGCCTGCGCATGCACACCGAGCAGCTGTGGGTCGCCGTCGGCCGACACCGCGCGGAACGCGACCGCCTGATCGCGGCCGCAATCTCGGCGCAGGAGGACGAGCGCCGGCGCATCGCGTTCGACCTCCACGACGGCGTGACGACGGTGCTGGCAACGATGGCCTTCCACCTCAACGCGGCGGATCTCGCGGTGCGTGACCTTCCCCACGCCCAGGCGGCCCGCGCCCAGATCGCGGCCGCGCAGCAGCTGGCCGACCTCGCCTACCACCAGACGCGATCGGCGATCTCCGGCCTCCACAGCCTGGTCCTCGACGACCTCGGTCTGGTCGCCGCCCTGGAGTCGCTGATCCAGGGCGCGGCACCGGAGCCCGGGACCGAGGTCGAGCTGCTCGCCGACCCCCCGCAAGTCCTCGGCGACATCCCGTCGCACGCCGCCGCGGCGCTGTACCGCCTGGCACAGGAGGCGTTGAGCAACGCCGTCCGGCACGCCGAGGCGAAACGCATCGTGCTGTCGCTGCGGCGCTCGGGAGATTCCCTGGTCCTCGCCTGCACCGACGACGGGCGAGGTTTCGACACGAGCGAGCCGCCCTCGGCCCGGACGACGCCGGACGACCCGGCGCGACACCATTTCGGCCTGTCGTCGATCGAGCAGCGGGCGGCGCTGCTCGGCGCCGACCTACGGTTGGAGAGCTCGCCGGGTCGCGGCACCCGGGTGATCGTCGAGCTCCCGCTGGACGTCACCGACCGCGAAACAGCGTTCGAGTGTTGA
- a CDS encoding ribulose bisphosphate carboxylase small subunit has protein sequence MRITQGTFSFLPDLTDDEIAAQIQYCLDHGWPLSIEFTDDPHPRNTYWEMWGLPMFDLVDPAGVLLEINACRQARPDCYIRVNAYDASLGRQTTALSILVQRPADETGFRLIRQESSDRRISYTTERLAR, from the coding sequence GTGCGCATCACCCAGGGGACCTTCTCCTTCCTTCCCGACCTCACCGACGACGAGATCGCCGCCCAGATTCAGTACTGCCTGGATCACGGCTGGCCCCTGTCGATCGAGTTCACCGACGACCCGCACCCCCGCAACACCTACTGGGAGATGTGGGGTCTGCCGATGTTCGATCTCGTCGACCCCGCGGGCGTTCTGCTGGAGATCAACGCCTGCCGGCAGGCACGGCCCGACTGCTACATCCGCGTGAACGCGTACGACGCGAGTCTCGGGCGCCAGACGACCGCGCTGTCGATCCTCGTCCAGCGACCGGCGGACGAGACCGGGTTCCGGCTGATCCGGCAGGAGAGCTCCGACCGTCGGATCAGCTACACCACCGAACGCCTCGCGCGATGA
- a CDS encoding phosphoribulokinase has product MSRQHPIISVTGSSGAGTTSVMRTFEQIFRRERITAAFVEGDSFHRYDRAEMRAAMAEAARRGDHSFSHFGPEANLLDELEELFRAYGETGTGRVRRYLHDEAEAAVYGQAPGTFTPWEMLPTDSDLLFYEGLHGAVLTDTVDVARHADLKIGVVPAINLEWIQKLHRDKQERGYSTEAVTETILRRMPDYVNYMCPQFSRTDVNFHRVPVVDTSNPFIARTIPTADESMLVIRFRDPHGIDFPYLIAMLHGSFMSRPNTIVCPGGKIDLAMQLIFTPMVLRLMENRHTELAVAG; this is encoded by the coding sequence ATGTCACGTCAGCACCCGATCATCTCGGTCACGGGATCGTCCGGTGCCGGCACGACCTCCGTGATGCGCACGTTCGAGCAGATCTTCCGCCGGGAGCGCATCACCGCCGCGTTCGTCGAGGGCGACAGCTTCCACCGTTACGACCGCGCGGAGATGCGCGCGGCGATGGCCGAGGCGGCCCGCCGCGGCGACCACTCGTTCAGCCACTTCGGACCCGAGGCCAACCTCCTGGACGAGCTCGAGGAGCTGTTCCGCGCGTACGGCGAAACCGGGACGGGCCGCGTCCGCCGCTATCTCCACGACGAGGCGGAGGCGGCGGTGTACGGCCAGGCCCCCGGGACCTTCACGCCCTGGGAGATGCTCCCGACGGACAGCGACCTGCTCTTCTACGAGGGCTTGCACGGCGCCGTCCTCACCGACACGGTCGACGTCGCGCGCCACGCGGACCTGAAGATCGGCGTGGTGCCGGCGATCAACCTCGAGTGGATTCAGAAGCTCCATCGCGACAAGCAGGAGCGCGGGTACTCGACCGAGGCCGTCACCGAGACGATCCTGCGGCGCATGCCGGACTACGTGAACTACATGTGCCCGCAGTTCTCACGCACCGACGTGAACTTCCACCGGGTTCCCGTGGTCGACACGTCGAACCCCTTCATCGCGCGCACGATCCCGACGGCGGACGAGTCCATGCTGGTGATCCGGTTCCGCGACCCGCACGGCATCGACTTCCCCTACCTGATCGCGATGCTGCACGGCTCGTTCATGTCGCGGCCGAACACGATCGTCTGTCCGGGCGGGAAGATCGACCTCGCCATGCAGCTGATCTTCACGCCGATGGTGCTCCGCCTGATGGAGAACCGGCACACCGAGCTCGCCGTCGCCGGCTGA
- the cbbX gene encoding CbbX protein, with translation MTEELLPADAVVDLAAARRDAGIDAVLAQLDTELVGLAPVKQRIREIAALLLVDRTRAQFGITTAKPNLHMCFTGNPGTGKTTVALRMADLLHRLGYLRRGHLVSVTRDDLVGEYVGHTAPKTKDVIKRAMGGVLFIDEAYYLYKVGNERDYGAESIEILLQVMENHRDDLVVVLAGYADKMDTFFAANPGMQSRIAHHVTFPDYTVDELRQIAHLMVDQLGYRFSPEAEDALTRYLDRRVGQPWFANARSVRNAVERARLRQAQRLVEGENTMVTLDTLTTIRPEDILASRVFSEAAEAGRTVRSA, from the coding sequence ATGACCGAGGAGCTGCTGCCCGCCGACGCCGTCGTCGACCTGGCCGCGGCGCGGCGGGACGCCGGGATCGACGCGGTCCTGGCGCAGCTCGACACCGAGCTGGTCGGACTGGCCCCGGTGAAGCAACGGATCCGCGAGATCGCCGCGCTGCTGCTCGTCGACCGCACGCGCGCCCAGTTCGGCATCACGACGGCCAAACCGAACCTGCACATGTGCTTCACCGGCAACCCCGGCACCGGGAAGACCACCGTCGCGCTGCGGATGGCCGACCTGCTCCACCGGCTCGGCTACCTCCGCCGCGGCCACCTGGTCAGCGTCACCCGCGACGACCTGGTCGGGGAGTACGTCGGGCACACCGCACCGAAGACCAAGGACGTCATCAAGCGCGCCATGGGCGGGGTGCTCTTCATCGACGAGGCGTACTACCTCTACAAGGTCGGCAACGAGCGGGACTACGGCGCGGAGTCGATCGAGATCCTGCTCCAGGTCATGGAGAACCACCGGGACGACCTCGTCGTCGTTCTCGCCGGGTACGCCGACAAGATGGACACCTTCTTCGCGGCCAACCCCGGGATGCAGAGCCGGATCGCCCACCACGTGACCTTCCCGGACTACACCGTCGACGAGCTCCGGCAGATCGCCCATCTGATGGTTGATCAGCTGGGCTACCGGTTCTCCCCCGAAGCCGAGGACGCCCTCACCCGCTACCTCGACCGCCGGGTCGGGCAGCCGTGGTTCGCCAACGCGCGCAGCGTCCGCAACGCCGTCGAGCGTGCACGACTGCGGCAGGCGCAGCGCCTCGTGGAGGGCGAGAACACTATGGTGACCCTGGACACGCTGACGACGATTCGGCCCGAGGACATCCTGGCCAGCCGCGTCTTCAGCGAGGCCGCCGAGGCGGGCAGAACCGTCCGCTCGGCCTGA
- a CDS encoding form I ribulose bisphosphate carboxylase large subunit encodes MTTELSTEKRWNAGVLPYAEMGYWQPDYVPKDTDVLCAFRITPQEGVSPEEAGAAVAGESSTATWTVVWTDRLTTFEHYQAKCYRVDEVSGTPGQYIARIAYDLDLFEEGSIANLTSSIIGNVFGFKPLKALRLEDMRIPVAYVKTFQGPAHGIVMEREHLNKYGRPLLGATVKPKLGLSARNYGRVVYEALRGGLDFTKDDENIGSQPFMRWRDRFLFCMEAVNRAQAASGEIKGHYLNVTAGTMEEMYERAEFAKELGSVVVMIDLTIGYTAIQSMARWARANGVLLHLHRAGHSTYTRQKSHGVSFRVISKWMRLAGVDHIHAGTVVGKLEGDPNTTAGFYDTLRLNRVPADPVKGLFFEQEWASMPGVMPVASGGIHAGQMHQLLHHLGEDVILQFGGGTIGHPMGIAAGAEANRVALEAMIKARNEGRDFYREGPDILARAAAHCRPLEMALSTWGDITFTYESTDTPDVVATPTPA; translated from the coding sequence ATGACGACCGAACTGAGCACCGAGAAACGCTGGAACGCCGGGGTTCTCCCCTACGCGGAGATGGGCTACTGGCAGCCGGACTACGTCCCGAAGGACACGGACGTGCTGTGTGCCTTCCGGATCACGCCGCAGGAGGGGGTGTCCCCGGAGGAGGCGGGCGCGGCCGTCGCGGGTGAGTCCAGCACCGCGACCTGGACGGTCGTCTGGACCGACCGCCTGACGACCTTCGAGCACTACCAGGCCAAGTGCTACCGGGTCGACGAGGTGTCTGGGACGCCCGGGCAGTACATCGCACGGATCGCCTACGACCTCGACCTGTTCGAGGAGGGGTCGATCGCGAACCTCACCTCCTCGATCATCGGCAACGTCTTCGGCTTCAAGCCGCTGAAGGCGCTGCGGCTGGAGGACATGCGGATCCCGGTCGCGTACGTCAAGACGTTCCAGGGCCCGGCGCACGGCATCGTGATGGAGCGCGAGCACCTGAACAAGTACGGCCGGCCGCTGCTCGGTGCGACCGTGAAGCCGAAGCTCGGGCTGTCGGCCCGCAACTACGGTCGCGTCGTCTACGAGGCGCTGCGCGGCGGGCTCGACTTCACCAAGGACGACGAGAACATCGGCTCGCAGCCGTTCATGCGCTGGCGTGACCGTTTCCTGTTCTGCATGGAGGCGGTCAACCGCGCGCAGGCGGCGTCCGGTGAGATCAAGGGGCACTACCTCAACGTCACCGCCGGGACGATGGAGGAGATGTACGAGCGGGCGGAGTTCGCCAAGGAGCTCGGCTCGGTCGTCGTCATGATCGACCTCACCATCGGATACACGGCGATCCAGTCGATGGCGCGCTGGGCACGGGCCAACGGCGTGCTGCTGCACCTGCACCGCGCCGGGCACAGCACGTACACGCGGCAGAAGAGCCACGGCGTCAGCTTCCGCGTGATCTCCAAGTGGATGCGGCTCGCGGGCGTCGACCACATCCACGCGGGCACCGTCGTCGGCAAGCTCGAGGGCGACCCGAACACCACCGCCGGTTTCTACGACACCCTGCGTCTGAACCGTGTCCCGGCCGACCCGGTCAAAGGCCTGTTCTTCGAGCAGGAGTGGGCGTCGATGCCCGGCGTCATGCCGGTCGCGTCGGGCGGCATCCACGCCGGCCAGATGCACCAGTTGCTGCACCACCTCGGCGAGGACGTGATCCTGCAGTTCGGAGGCGGCACCATCGGACACCCGATGGGCATCGCCGCCGGCGCCGAGGCGAACCGGGTCGCGCTGGAGGCGATGATCAAGGCACGCAACGAAGGCCGCGACTTCTACCGGGAGGGCCCGGACATCCTCGCCCGCGCCGCCGCGCACTGCCGCCCGTTGGAGATGGCGCTGTCCACCTGGGGCGACATCACGTTCACCTACGAGTCCACCGACACCCCCGACGTCGTCGCGACGCCGACGCCCGCCTGA
- the hypD gene encoding hydrogenase formation protein HypD: MKFVDEFRDPAAARSLVAAIADLAGEDRFAFMEVCGGHTHTIYRHGLEHLLPSNVELVHGPGCPVCVIPMGRVDDAIWLAEQPNVIFTTFGDMMRVPGSNGSLLDAKARGADVRFVYSPLDALKIAVENPDREVVFFAVGFETTAPSTAVTLMRAGDLGVTNFSVFSNHVTIVPPIKAILDSPDMRLNGFLGPGHVSTVVGTRPYEFIPKQYGLPIVVAGFEPLDILASVHMLLTQIREGRCEVENQYSRVVRPEGNPAALELLARTFELRPHFEWRGLGFISQSALRVRSDLAQFDAEARYGMPGVRVADPKACQCGEVLKGVIRPWECKVFGTACTPATPIGTCMVSSEGACAAYYNFGRLHRETAQMVGAGAAR; this comes from the coding sequence ATGAAGTTCGTCGACGAGTTCCGTGACCCCGCGGCGGCGCGCAGCCTGGTCGCCGCCATCGCCGACCTGGCGGGCGAGGACAGGTTCGCGTTCATGGAGGTCTGCGGTGGCCACACGCACACGATCTACCGGCACGGCCTCGAGCACCTCCTGCCGTCGAACGTGGAGCTCGTGCACGGGCCGGGCTGCCCGGTCTGCGTGATCCCCATGGGTCGCGTCGACGACGCCATCTGGCTGGCGGAGCAGCCGAACGTCATCTTCACGACGTTCGGCGACATGATGCGGGTGCCGGGCTCGAACGGCAGCCTGCTCGACGCCAAGGCCCGCGGCGCCGACGTGCGGTTCGTCTACTCACCGCTCGACGCGCTGAAGATCGCGGTGGAGAACCCGGACCGCGAGGTGGTCTTCTTCGCGGTCGGCTTCGAGACCACGGCTCCCTCGACCGCGGTGACCCTGATGCGTGCCGGCGACCTGGGCGTGACGAACTTCAGCGTCTTCTCCAACCACGTCACGATCGTCCCGCCGATCAAGGCGATCCTCGACTCGCCGGACATGCGCCTCAACGGGTTCCTCGGCCCGGGCCACGTCTCGACCGTCGTCGGCACGCGGCCCTACGAGTTCATCCCGAAGCAGTACGGCCTGCCGATCGTCGTGGCCGGGTTCGAGCCGCTCGACATCCTCGCGTCCGTGCACATGCTGCTCACGCAGATCCGTGAGGGCCGGTGCGAGGTGGAGAACCAGTACAGCCGCGTGGTCCGGCCCGAGGGCAACCCGGCCGCGCTGGAGCTGCTGGCGCGCACGTTCGAGCTGCGTCCGCACTTCGAGTGGCGAGGTCTCGGCTTCATCTCCCAAAGCGCGCTGCGGGTGCGCTCGGACCTCGCGCAGTTCGACGCCGAGGCACGCTACGGCATGCCCGGCGTCCGGGTGGCCGACCCGAAGGCGTGCCAGTGCGGCGAGGTGCTCAAGGGGGTCATCCGCCCGTGGGAGTGCAAGGTCTTCGGCACGGCGTGCACACCGGCCACCCCGATCGGCACGTGCATGGTGTCCTCCGAGGGCGCGTGCGCCGCGTACTACAACTTCGGGCGGCTGCACCGCGAGACCGCGCAGATGGTGGGCGCGGGTGCCGCGCGCTGA